A DNA window from Deltaproteobacteria bacterium contains the following coding sequences:
- a CDS encoding type II toxin-antitoxin system VapC family toxin, with protein sequence MSVVVDASVLVAATTDAGAAGAWAERVVAEGDILAPHLVLAEAVNILRRLERQRDLTTLEASAAHRDLLDLDLLLVAFEPFAARVWELRRTITSYDAWYVAVAEAFTVPLATLDRRLSRASGPRCRFLLPA encoded by the coding sequence ATGAGTGTCGTCGTCGATGCGTCGGTGCTGGTCGCGGCGACGACGGATGCAGGAGCAGCGGGGGCGTGGGCGGAACGCGTCGTCGCTGAGGGCGACATTCTCGCGCCTCATCTCGTGTTGGCGGAGGCGGTGAACATCCTGCGGCGGCTGGAACGCCAGCGGGACCTCACGACCCTGGAGGCGAGCGCGGCACATCGCGATCTTCTGGACTTGGACCTGCTCCTCGTCGCGTTCGAGCCGTTCGCGGCGCGCGTGTGGGAGCTTCGCCGTACCATCACGAGCTACGATGCTTGGTACGTAGCGGTAGCGGAGGCCTTCACGGTGCCGCTGGCGACGCTCGATCGACGCTTGAGCCGCGCGTCCGGCCCGCGATGTCGGTTTCTCCTACCGGCC